The Vicia villosa cultivar HV-30 ecotype Madison, WI linkage group LG1, Vvil1.0, whole genome shotgun sequence genome includes a region encoding these proteins:
- the LOC131626971 gene encoding glucan endo-1,3-beta-glucosidase 1-like, with amino-acid sequence MAISNNLIFLLISFLSFSFLSFSISGEDEQKGPFVGVNIGTDVENMPSTSDIVSFLQLQKITHVRLYDANPDILKSLSGTKIRVTISVPNNQLLAIGSSNTTAASWIQRNVVAYYPQTLITGISVGDEVLTTVSSSAPLLLPAMESLYNALVSSNLHQLIKVSTPHAASIILDPFPPSQAFFNQTLVDVLLPILQFLEKTESPLMMNLYPYYVFMQNKGVVPLDNALFKPVTPNKEMVDPNTLLHYTNVLDAMIDSAYFSMKNLNVTDVVVLVTETGWPSKGDSKEPYATKDNADTYNSNLIKHVFDRSGTPLHPEATSSVFIYELFNEDLRSPPVSEANWGLFYGNMSAVYLLHVSGIGTFLANDTTNQTYCIAMDGFDSKTLQAALDWACGPGRANCSEIQPGESCYKPNNVKNHASYAFDSYYQKEGKSPGSCDFKGVAMITTTDPSHGSCEFPGSKNISNKTKEVVNATQSSSAGENLRFKTLNSIEINTVNNVLHIFLTCLPALLLVLL; translated from the exons atggCAATTTCTAACAACCTCATCTTCCTTCTCATTTCCTTCCTCTCATTTTCCTTCCTTTCATTTTCCATCTCAG GTGAAGATGAACAAAAAGGACCATTCGTCGGtgttaacattggaaccgacgtGGAAAACATGCCATCAACTTCCGACATAGTTTCATTCCTCCAATTACAAAAAATAACACACGTTCGTCTCTACGATGCAAATCCCGACATTCTTAAATCCTTGTCCGGAACCAAAATTCGCGTTACCATCAGTGTCCCCAACAACCAGCTTCTCGCTATTGGTTCTTCCAACACCACTGCAGCTTCATGGATCCAACGAAACGTCGTCGCTTACTATCCTCAAACACTAATCACCGGAATCTCCGTCGGTGACGAGGTTCTTACCACTGTTTCTTCTTCCGCTCCTCTTCTTCTTCCTGCTATGGAGTCTCTTTACAATGCTCTTGTTTCTTCGAACCTTCATCAGTTAATCAAAGTTTCAACTCCGCATGCTGCTTCCATTATTCTTGACCCTTTTCCGCCTTCTCAGGCTTTTTTCAACCAAACCCTTGTTGATGTTCTTCTACCGATTCTTCAGTTTCTTGAGAAGACGGAATCTCCGTTGATGATGAATCTTTATCCTTATTATGTTTTCATGCAGAATAAAGGTGTTGTTCCTTTGGATAACGCGCTTTTTAAACCGGTTACTCCGAATAAGGAAATGGTGGATCCTAATACTTTGCTGCATTATACTAATGTGCTTGATGCGATGATTGATTCGGCTTATTTTTCGATGAAGAATCTTAATGTGACtgatgttgttgttcttgttactGAAACGGGTTGGCCTAGTAAGGGTGATTCTAAGGAGCCGTATGCGACGAAAGATAATGCGGATACTTATAATTCGAATTTGATTAAGCATGTTTTTGATCGTAGTGGGACTCCTTTGCATCCTGAAGCTACTTCTAGTGTTTTTATTTATGAGCTTTTTAATGAGGATTTGAGGTCTCCGCCAGTTTCGGAGGCGAATTGGGGTCTTTTTTATGGGAACATGTCTGCGGTTTATTTGCTTCATGTGTCTGGAATTGGGACTTTTTTGGCGAATGATACGACGAATCAGACGTACTGCATTGCGATGGATGGTTTTGATTCGAAGACGTTGCAGGCTGCGTTGGATTGGGCGTGTGGACCGGGAAGGGCTAATTGTTCGGAGATTCAGCCCGGAGAGAGTTGCTATAAACCTAACAATGTTAAGAATCACGCTTCTTATGCTTTCGATAGCTATTACCAGAAAGAAGGGAAGTCTCCTGGGAGCTGCGATTTCAAAGGAGTTGCTATGATCACTACCACAGATCCTA GTCACGGGAGCTGTGAATTTCCTGGAAG CAAGAACATAAGCAACAAGACAAAGGAAGTGGTGAACGCTACTCAATCAAGCAGCGCAGGAGAGAATTTAAGGTTCAAAACCTTAAACAGCATCGAAATAAACACAGTTAACAACGTTTTGCACATTTTCTTGACATGTCTCCCTGCTTTGTTGTTAGTTCTTTTATGA